From one Triticum urartu cultivar G1812 chromosome 3, Tu2.1, whole genome shotgun sequence genomic stretch:
- the LOC125547862 gene encoding premnaspirodiene oxygenase-like, which produces MVLTMDDDLVYLCSALVVSVLAIAAVQLLKPRPRLPPGPLNLPVIGSAHRLVNALPHRTMRELAGVYGPLMYLRVGHVPVVVVTSKEVAREILKTHDAIFATRPKLMSGDIVAYGSTDLLFCPTPGDYFRKLRKLCVQEILSNDRIRSFQDVREDEVRSLVEDIRAAGPSAPLDLSRKIYKLTNGIVSRAAFGMKSSKAEDFVAAIKHSFVYSTGFSIPDLFPGFTGILSFLTGMRRNLEGVRDTIDGILEEIIDEREKILKSGRSTASEKNLVEVLLGLIGNEDFGFPITRSTVKAVVLDIFAGGTETSGTSMEWAMSELMMNPKVMRKLQGEIREAFRGKEFISETDLRASGSCIKYLGLVIKETFRLHPPAPILVPRESTEACEINGYVIPAKTRVIINSWAIMRDPQYWEDAEEFRPERFEGSRMDFHGGCFEYTPFGSGKRMCPGFNYGMASMELTLVQLLHSFDWSLPEGVDRLDMTETVSLSLTRKTHLMLRAVPYAPPPSSQE; this is translated from the exons ATGGTTCTCACCATGGACGACGATCTTGTCTACCTGTGCTCTGCTTTGGTCGTGTCGGTGTTAGCCATCGCGGCTGTCCAGCTCCTGAAGCCGCGACCACGGCTGCCGCCGGGGCCGCTGAACCTGCCGGTGATCGGGAGCGCGCACCGGCTGGTGAACGCGCTGCCGCACCGCACGATGCGCGAGCTGGCCGGCGTGTACGGCCCGCTCATGTACCTCCGCGTCGGGCACGTGCCCGTGGTGGTGGTCACCTCCAAGGAGGTCGCCCGCGAGATCCTCAAGACCCACGACGCCATCTTCGCCACCCGGCCCAAGCTCATGTCCGGCGACATCGTCGCCTACGGCTCCACGGACCTCCTCTTCTGCCCCACCCCCGGCGACTACTTCCGCAAGCTCCGAAAGCTGTGCGTCCAGGAGATCCTGAGCAACGACCGCATCCGCTCCTTCCAGGACGTCAGGGAGGACGAGGTTCGCAGCCTCGTCGAGGACATCCGGGCGGCCGGGCCGTCGGCGCCGCTGGACCTCAGCAGGAAGATCTACAAATTGACGAACGGCATCGTCTCCCGGGCGGCGTTCGGCATGAAGAGCAGCAAGGCCGAGGACTTCGTGGCGGCCATCAAGCACAGCTTCGTCTACAGCACCGGCTTCTCCATCCCTGACCTCTTCCCTGGTTTCACGGGGATCCTCAGCTTCCTCACCGGCATGAGGAGGAACCTCGAGGGCGTTCGTGACACTATCGACGGCATCCTGGAGGAGATCATCGACGAGAGGGAGAAAATCCTCAAGAGTGGCAGGTCAACCGCGTCGGAGAAGAACCTGGTGGAAGTTCTCCTCGGCCTCATTGGGAATGAAGACTTTGGCTTCCCCATCACCCGCTCCACTGTCAAAGCAGTTGTCCTG GACATATTTGCGGGTGGGACAGAGACATCAGGAACCTCCATGGAGTGGGCCATGTCAGAGCTGATGATGAACCCAAAGgtgatgaggaagctgcaaggCGAGATCAGGGAGGCGTTCCGCGGCAAGGAGTTCATCTCCGAGACCGATCTCCGGGCGAGCGGCAGCTGCATCAAGTACCTGGGCCTGGTGATCAAGGAGACGTTCAGGCTGCACCCACCAGCCCCCATCCTGGTGCCTCGAGAGAGCACGGAGGCCTGCGAGATCAACGGGTACGTGATCCCGGCCAAGACGAGAGTGATCATAAATTCATGGGCCATCATGAGGGACCCTCAGTACTGGGAAGACGCTGAGGAGTTCAGGCCAGAGAGGTTCGAGGGGAGTCGCATGGACTTCCATGGCGGCTGCTTCGAGTACACGCCGTTCGGGTCCGGGAAGAGGATGTGCCCCGGCTTCAACTACGGCATGGCTAGCATGGAGCTCACCCTGGTGCAGCTCTTGCACTCGTTCGACTGGAGCCTCCCGGAGGGCGTCGATCGACTCGACATGACCGAGACCGTGTCGCTGAGCTTGACCAGGAAGACGCACCTCATGCTCCGCGCTGTCCCTTATGCACCACCGCCTTCCTCCCAAGAGTAA